In a genomic window of Microbacterium amylolyticum:
- a CDS encoding 1,4-dihydroxy-2-naphthoyl-CoA synthase, whose protein sequence is MVSDIFDPELWDPAPHSDGYRDITSHVSKDGRITRIAFDRPEVRNAFRPATVDELHRALEIARTDARVGVVLLTGNGPSSKDGVWAFCSGGDQRIRGRDGYKYSDADGEVTDPARAGRLHILEVQRLIRFMPKVVIAVVPGWAAGGGHSLHAVCDLTIASREHAKFKQTDADVGSFDAGYGSAYYAKQIGQKFAREVFFLAEEYSATRAYEMGAVNRVVAHDDLENEAIAMARTILGKSPTAIRMLKYAFNAADDGMVGMQLFAGETTRLAYGTDEAVEGRDSFLEKRDPDWSAFPYHF, encoded by the coding sequence ATGGTGTCCGACATCTTCGATCCCGAACTGTGGGATCCCGCGCCGCACTCCGACGGGTATCGCGACATTACGTCGCACGTGTCGAAGGACGGCCGTATCACCCGTATCGCGTTTGACCGCCCCGAGGTGCGCAACGCCTTCCGGCCGGCCACCGTGGACGAGCTGCACCGGGCGCTGGAGATCGCACGCACGGACGCCAGGGTGGGAGTTGTGCTGCTCACCGGCAACGGGCCGAGCTCCAAAGACGGTGTCTGGGCATTTTGTTCGGGCGGCGACCAGCGCATTCGCGGCCGCGATGGCTACAAGTATTCCGACGCCGATGGTGAGGTCACGGATCCTGCCCGCGCCGGACGCCTCCATATTCTCGAAGTGCAGCGGCTGATCCGGTTCATGCCGAAGGTCGTGATCGCGGTTGTTCCCGGGTGGGCAGCAGGCGGAGGACACTCCCTTCACGCGGTGTGTGATCTGACGATCGCCAGCCGTGAGCACGCAAAGTTCAAACAGACCGACGCCGACGTCGGTTCCTTCGACGCGGGGTACGGATCGGCCTACTACGCGAAGCAGATCGGCCAGAAGTTCGCGCGTGAGGTCTTCTTCCTTGCGGAGGAGTACTCCGCGACGCGCGCCTACGAAATGGGCGCCGTGAACCGCGTTGTCGCGCACGACGACCTCGAGAACGAGGCGATTGCGATGGCGCGAACGATCCTCGGGAAGTCGCCAACGGCGATCCGCATGCTGAAGTACGCCTTCAACGCGGCTGACGATGGCATGGTCGGCATGCAGCTGTTCGCGGGGGAGACGACGCGCCTGGCGTACGGCACCGATGAGGCCGTTGAGGGGCGTGATTCCTTCCTGGAAAAGCGCGACCCCGACTGGTCGGCTTTCCCGTATCACTTCTGA
- a CDS encoding lactonase family protein → MRFWTGARGADMGADGTGIGAITAGDADSPLASGDLALRGLAVEAPSPTWLARHPHLDVVYAALEGSGRVGAYRRTGEESLTPLGKTVPAGEAVCHLAVAPDGTCLIASCWGDGRVVHIPLGADGSLDKPSLAPAAEDPYRAVVSQAAPSGFLLSEEPNEEEERPTRAHAAAFLPDGRVATTDLGYDLVRIWRLGTRGLVPDHQIVFPHGVGPRHMFVHPSGHLHVVTEFSCEVFTLAPDRAGAWRIVSACPAGGLLGDTAAELTASRDRQFVYAGLRGESNAIAVLRVEGNGESLRPIATADSGISVPRHHVIVRDALLVAGQNSNAIVSLSLDERTGLPGRVRHRLEHPTPQHILPIG, encoded by the coding sequence ATGAGATTCTGGACGGGCGCACGCGGCGCAGACATGGGCGCCGATGGAACCGGAATCGGTGCGATCACGGCAGGCGATGCGGATTCGCCGCTAGCAAGCGGTGATCTTGCCCTCCGCGGCCTGGCCGTCGAGGCTCCATCGCCGACGTGGCTCGCGCGCCATCCACACCTCGACGTTGTCTATGCCGCGCTGGAAGGCAGCGGCCGCGTTGGCGCGTACCGGCGCACGGGCGAGGAGTCGCTGACCCCGCTCGGAAAAACAGTCCCCGCCGGCGAGGCCGTGTGCCACCTTGCCGTCGCACCCGACGGAACGTGCCTGATCGCCTCGTGCTGGGGTGATGGCCGCGTCGTTCACATTCCGCTCGGCGCTGATGGCTCGCTTGACAAGCCGTCGCTCGCGCCCGCCGCAGAGGACCCCTATCGGGCAGTGGTGTCGCAGGCGGCTCCGTCAGGTTTCCTCCTCAGCGAAGAGCCGAACGAGGAGGAGGAACGCCCCACGCGGGCGCATGCCGCCGCGTTCCTCCCCGACGGGCGCGTTGCCACAACAGATCTCGGCTACGACCTCGTCCGAATCTGGCGCCTTGGCACACGCGGCCTCGTTCCCGATCACCAGATCGTTTTCCCGCACGGTGTCGGACCACGCCACATGTTCGTCCACCCGAGCGGGCACCTGCATGTTGTCACGGAGTTCTCGTGCGAGGTCTTCACCCTCGCCCCCGACCGCGCCGGCGCGTGGAGAATCGTTTCCGCCTGCCCGGCGGGAGGCCTCCTCGGCGACACGGCGGCCGAGCTGACGGCATCACGCGACCGCCAGTTCGTGTACGCCGGTCTGCGCGGGGAGAGTAACGCAATCGCCGTGCTCCGTGTCGAGGGCAATGGCGAATCGCTCCGTCCGATTGCCACGGCGGACTCCGGCATCAGCGTGCCCCGCCACCACGTCATCGTGCGTGATGCCCTGCTCGTCGCCGGACAAAACTCGAACGCAATCGTCTCGCTGTCCCTCGACGAACGAACGGGATTGCCCGGCCGCGTGCGCCATCGGCTCGAACACCCCACGCCGCAGCACATTCTGCCGATCGGCTAA
- a CDS encoding o-succinylbenzoate synthase yields the protein MNLPALDDLLGTLRVVTLPLLTRFRGVDHREAALFEGPEGWAEFSPFLEYDTAEAATWLESAIHFAFDPQPASRRDRIGVNATIPAIDAGDVPTVLARYDGCRTAKVKVAERGQTLNDDVARVAAVRDAMGPEGRVRIDANGGWNVDEAETALHALSAYDLEYAEQPCGSVEELAEIRRRLIDWDIPIAADESIRRAEDPLAVARAEAADLMVIKAQPLGGVRRALDIVERTGLPAVVSSAIDTSIGLAQGAHLAAALPTLDYDCGLGTASLLAADVTTTPLKPVDGYIPVARITPDGHLLDEHAASAERRAWWEARIRACHQELTSR from the coding sequence ATGAACCTGCCGGCGCTGGATGATCTGCTGGGCACGCTGCGCGTCGTGACCCTTCCTCTTCTCACGCGATTCCGCGGCGTCGATCACCGCGAGGCCGCTCTCTTTGAAGGACCGGAGGGGTGGGCGGAGTTCTCTCCTTTCCTCGAGTACGACACGGCGGAGGCCGCGACCTGGCTGGAGTCGGCGATCCACTTCGCCTTCGACCCGCAGCCCGCCTCGCGGCGCGACCGAATCGGCGTCAACGCCACCATCCCCGCCATCGACGCGGGTGACGTTCCCACCGTCCTTGCCCGGTACGACGGGTGCCGAACCGCCAAGGTCAAGGTGGCCGAACGCGGCCAAACTCTGAATGACGACGTTGCCCGTGTCGCCGCCGTTCGCGACGCCATGGGCCCGGAAGGGCGTGTGCGCATTGACGCCAACGGCGGGTGGAATGTGGATGAAGCGGAAACCGCGCTGCACGCGCTCAGCGCCTACGACCTCGAGTACGCCGAACAGCCGTGCGGTTCCGTGGAGGAGTTGGCCGAGATCCGTCGACGTCTGATCGACTGGGACATCCCGATCGCCGCGGACGAATCAATCCGCCGCGCTGAAGACCCACTCGCCGTTGCCCGCGCAGAAGCCGCCGACCTCATGGTCATCAAAGCCCAGCCGCTCGGCGGAGTCCGTCGCGCCCTCGACATCGTGGAGCGCACGGGTCTGCCCGCCGTCGTCTCTTCAGCCATCGACACTTCCATCGGCCTCGCCCAGGGCGCACACCTCGCCGCGGCGCTTCCGACACTCGACTACGACTGCGGACTCGGAACAGCCTCGCTCCTCGCCGCGGACGTAACAACCACCCCCTTGAAGCCCGTCGACGGCTATATTCCCGTGGCCCGCATCACGCCCGATGGCCACCTCCTCGATGAGCATGCGGCGAGCGCAGAACGCCGCGCCTGGTGGGAGGCTCGGATTCGCGCCTGCCATCAGGAACTGACGTCGCGTTAG
- a CDS encoding TetR/AcrR family transcriptional regulator: MSDAQVSRDAPRGRNREATTARLLDAAAEVFAEVGLGAASVEAICERAGFTRGAFYSNFASKNELFLRLAARVSHERTAAVHERVMNLEQPLDPYRVEDLVRVLGDVTEDTFEILLFTEIAAQAMRDAELGAMLHAENERMTDQVAQIIATIADRGDIRLRVAPRDAARLLLAVWSDATQRAALERADAERTIALRADDVGRAVRLIVDISASPIE; encoded by the coding sequence ATGAGTGACGCACAGGTTTCGCGCGATGCGCCGCGCGGCCGTAATCGTGAGGCGACGACGGCGCGCCTTCTTGATGCGGCCGCCGAGGTGTTCGCCGAGGTCGGGCTGGGAGCGGCGTCCGTCGAAGCCATTTGTGAGCGCGCCGGATTCACTCGCGGGGCGTTCTACTCCAACTTCGCGTCGAAGAACGAGCTGTTCCTGCGCCTTGCCGCCCGCGTCTCGCACGAGCGCACGGCGGCGGTGCACGAACGCGTGATGAATCTCGAGCAACCGCTCGACCCGTACCGTGTTGAGGACCTGGTGCGCGTGCTCGGAGATGTCACCGAGGACACGTTTGAGATTCTCCTCTTCACCGAAATCGCTGCACAGGCGATGCGCGATGCCGAACTCGGCGCGATGCTCCATGCCGAGAACGAGCGCATGACCGACCAGGTTGCGCAGATCATCGCAACGATCGCGGACCGTGGCGACATCCGTCTCCGCGTTGCGCCGCGCGATGCCGCCCGTCTCTTGCTGGCCGTGTGGAGCGATGCGACACAGCGCGCAGCCCTTGAGCGCGCGGATGCCGAGCGAACGATTGCGTTGCGTGCCGACGATGTCGGGCGGGCCGTGCGCCTGATTGTCGACATCTCGGCGTCACCAATCGAGTAA
- a CDS encoding MMPL family transporter, producing the protein MSTLLSSLGRWSFRHPWRVLGTWILLLVIMGGSALTLNKGFDDSFSIPGTESQEGLEQLNRTFPQVAGTGAQIIIVTADGAAVDDAAYREPIEAAIADFEQVPEMSAVTSPYEGLVDGSISDDGNAAIVQLQLDGQATTIDPAVTTAVEDRVDQLRDELPPGSITALGGDLYAAELPALSIVEVIGVIVALIVLIVAFRAVAMAGVPLAVALIGVGISMLGLLATTQFATVSATTPMLALMLGLAVGIDYSLFIAARAQDAIRAGTTPEDAASRATGTAGSAVVFAGVTVLIALIGLGFAGIPFLTTMGIAAAAAVAIAVLISVSLTPAFLGFVGHRAAGRAPKKPADRGFARRWVTLVTKHPIVTTVSVVLGLGIVALPAANLQLALPNAGVLPEQNQARQAYDLAAENFGEGVNGPLILTGTIITSDDPLTLMEDLGDEVAKIDGVADVVLATPNETADTGIVQVIPETGPSDPATSDLVRELRSHQQQWHDEFGIDIKVTGFTAVAIDISDQLADALLPFGIFVVGLSFVLLTIVFRSLWVPLKATLGYLLSILAAFGVVTAVFEWGWGAEALHVTKEGPVIAFMPIVVMGVLFGLAMDYEVFLVSRMREEYVHRSKRFGATRDVAIESIRSGYTASARVVTAAAVIMFAVFAAFVPEGDSNIKPIALALAVGIAVDAFLIRMTLVPAIMALLGTKAWWLPRWLARRLPHLDIEGEAVEREEQLAGWPERPAAIAARSLTIRADDHAIVEGIDVSVAEGESLVLASDDPHVSRAVLLAFAGRVSPDDNSLLRVGERLLPSRAGWVRANVGLALLQSAPNPRSAIRSALDANARIVLIDGADDLSPTARKDIAAVIRADDETQPLTVVVTAHSADSGTRFLDNAGRPGASTLTVTRATIPTEVNA; encoded by the coding sequence GTGTCCACCCTGCTGTCATCCCTCGGACGTTGGTCCTTCCGCCACCCCTGGCGCGTTCTCGGGACCTGGATTCTGCTTCTCGTGATCATGGGAGGCTCGGCGCTAACCCTGAACAAGGGTTTCGACGATTCCTTCTCCATCCCCGGAACCGAATCGCAGGAGGGACTGGAGCAGCTCAACCGCACCTTCCCGCAGGTGGCCGGCACCGGCGCACAGATCATCATCGTCACGGCAGACGGCGCCGCCGTCGACGACGCCGCATATCGCGAGCCGATTGAGGCCGCCATCGCCGATTTCGAACAGGTACCGGAGATGTCCGCCGTGACCTCCCCCTACGAGGGCCTTGTCGACGGCTCGATCTCCGATGACGGCAACGCAGCCATCGTCCAGCTCCAGCTCGACGGACAGGCAACAACCATCGACCCCGCCGTCACAACTGCCGTGGAAGACCGGGTCGATCAGCTTCGCGACGAACTCCCGCCGGGCTCTATCACGGCGCTCGGCGGCGACCTCTACGCGGCAGAATTGCCCGCGCTGTCGATTGTCGAAGTCATCGGCGTGATCGTGGCGCTCATCGTGCTGATCGTCGCCTTCCGCGCCGTCGCCATGGCGGGCGTCCCCCTGGCCGTTGCTCTCATCGGCGTCGGGATCTCGATGCTCGGCCTTCTCGCCACAACGCAGTTCGCAACGGTGTCGGCGACAACGCCGATGCTGGCACTCATGCTCGGCCTGGCCGTTGGGATTGATTACTCTCTGTTCATCGCGGCCCGGGCGCAGGACGCCATCCGCGCGGGGACGACGCCGGAGGACGCCGCATCGCGCGCAACCGGAACAGCGGGCTCCGCCGTGGTGTTTGCGGGTGTCACCGTGCTCATCGCTCTGATCGGGCTCGGGTTCGCGGGAATCCCCTTCCTCACAACGATGGGTATCGCCGCGGCAGCAGCCGTCGCCATCGCCGTTCTGATCTCGGTCAGTCTCACGCCCGCTTTCCTCGGTTTCGTCGGTCATCGCGCGGCGGGGCGCGCCCCCAAGAAGCCGGCTGATCGCGGTTTCGCCCGCCGCTGGGTGACGCTCGTCACCAAGCACCCCATCGTCACAACCGTTTCTGTTGTTCTTGGCCTCGGCATCGTCGCCCTGCCAGCGGCGAACCTCCAGCTCGCCCTGCCGAACGCCGGTGTGCTGCCGGAACAGAACCAGGCACGTCAGGCCTATGACCTCGCCGCTGAGAACTTCGGAGAGGGCGTGAACGGGCCCCTCATCCTCACGGGAACGATCATCACCAGCGACGACCCGCTGACGCTCATGGAAGACCTCGGAGACGAGGTCGCGAAGATCGACGGCGTCGCCGATGTTGTTCTCGCGACCCCCAACGAAACCGCCGATACCGGGATCGTGCAGGTCATCCCCGAAACCGGGCCGTCAGACCCTGCAACAAGTGACCTGGTTCGCGAGCTCCGCTCTCACCAGCAGCAATGGCACGACGAGTTCGGAATCGACATCAAGGTCACCGGATTCACGGCCGTTGCCATCGATATCTCTGACCAACTGGCTGACGCTCTCCTGCCCTTTGGCATCTTCGTCGTCGGGCTCTCCTTCGTACTCCTGACGATCGTGTTCCGGTCGCTCTGGGTGCCGCTGAAGGCAACACTCGGCTACCTGCTGTCGATCCTCGCGGCCTTCGGTGTTGTTACCGCCGTCTTCGAATGGGGCTGGGGCGCCGAGGCACTGCACGTCACGAAGGAAGGCCCCGTGATCGCCTTTATGCCGATCGTCGTGATGGGAGTGCTCTTCGGACTCGCCATGGACTACGAGGTGTTCCTCGTCTCCCGGATGCGCGAAGAGTACGTGCACCGCTCCAAGCGCTTCGGCGCCACCCGCGACGTCGCCATCGAATCGATCCGATCCGGCTACACCGCGTCCGCGCGCGTCGTCACGGCCGCCGCTGTGATCATGTTTGCCGTGTTCGCCGCGTTCGTCCCCGAGGGTGATAGCAACATCAAACCGATCGCCCTCGCCCTTGCGGTCGGCATCGCCGTTGACGCGTTCCTCATTCGCATGACGCTCGTCCCCGCCATCATGGCACTGCTCGGAACGAAGGCCTGGTGGTTGCCGCGCTGGCTCGCCCGCCGCCTGCCCCACCTCGACATCGAGGGAGAAGCGGTCGAACGCGAGGAACAACTGGCCGGCTGGCCAGAACGCCCCGCAGCGATCGCCGCCCGCAGCCTCACAATCCGGGCAGATGATCACGCAATCGTCGAGGGCATCGATGTCAGCGTCGCCGAGGGGGAATCCCTCGTGCTCGCGTCGGACGACCCCCACGTGTCCCGCGCCGTCCTTCTGGCGTTCGCCGGGCGCGTCTCACCCGACGACAACAGCCTCCTGCGCGTGGGCGAACGCCTCCTGCCATCCCGCGCGGGATGGGTACGCGCCAACGTCGGTCTCGCACTGCTGCAGAGCGCCCCGAACCCTCGCTCCGCCATACGATCGGCACTGGACGCCAACGCACGCATCGTCCTGATCGACGGGGCGGACGACCTCAGCCCCACCGCGCGCAAGGACATTGCCGCCGTGATCCGAGCGGACGACGAAACCCAACCGCTCACCGTGGTCGTCACGGCCCACTCAGCTGACAGCGGTACGCGTTTCCTCGACAACGCCGGCCGTCCCGGCGCTTCCACTCTTACCGTCACCCGCGCAACGATCCCCACCGAGGTGAACGCATGA
- a CDS encoding YhgE/Pip domain-containing protein translates to MTSLLERESARRPITWVTIVGIVLLPALIGGVLVGALFSPADRLDNMTAAIVNNDDGVEIDGQPIPLGRQLAAGLVTGSDDLGSNLDWVISNDEDAADGIADGLYQAVITIPAGFSAAMMSPADALQGDGSPEQATIQVETATDARMVDGLITQQVATIAAQTMGATISEATLENVFLSFTELGDQLGEAANGAHQLADGATSAQDGASELSGGAEQLSDGAFSLADGIAQLARGTNDIADGAFQLGDGTSQLAAGADDLAGGAAQLSGGAAALTRGLAEVAAGLTGAGGQPGLADGADQIAGGISAIRDGLSGMGEQPGLADGAEQVADGISGLSAGVQGAGGQPGLADGARQLTDGIGDLRTGLVGTDEQPGLAAGADQIALGIEELRFALIGGDDSPGLAGGATQLADGVDALVAGLSGTDEQPGLVPSIGELADGAEQLANGVNGTGEQPGLTDGARGVAEGTTAIATGLRGDGVSPGLAAGSAGVADGIEQLAANCVAMGGGEAVCEQLALIAPGARDVADGTGALAEASTQVDEGAQQLSAGVTELAGGITPLADGAAQAHEGAQQLESGAAMLAPGARELAGGTAQVADAVALLAPGARQVADGTEQLSGGVHQLEVGAEQLSGGVSEVGSALAQLAPGAQQVAGGAHELANGADQLAPGAAELASGTRLLADGAPQLVDGAGQLESGTGAIASGAGGLADGAHELAGGAFALGSGADQLGLGALQTRDGAQELATGTGAIADGAGELSDGIGELSSGAGELGDGLGEAVDQLPRFTNDEASDLASVVSAPVSSGDAGFDVFGNAAAPLLAAIVLWFGGLATFMALRPVSSGALTSRRGAFSLAGLAFLPGAAIGAVQGLLVSVVLNFVSDYTFGTGWAIVGLCALIGVAFAAVHQALVAVFGGAGRWLAAIAGALTIAVGIISTAPAFLVDIAGVLPAAPAVTALLSQVTGSGRVGGAVVALIIWATLSFAASIIATQARRTLPAKQVVAAA, encoded by the coding sequence ATGACTTCCCTTCTCGAACGCGAAAGCGCCCGCCGCCCCATCACCTGGGTGACGATCGTCGGCATCGTCCTGCTGCCCGCCCTCATCGGCGGGGTGCTCGTTGGCGCCCTGTTCTCCCCCGCCGATCGCCTCGACAACATGACGGCGGCGATCGTGAACAACGACGACGGCGTCGAAATCGACGGCCAGCCCATTCCCCTCGGCCGGCAGCTCGCAGCGGGACTCGTGACGGGATCGGATGATCTCGGCAGCAACCTCGACTGGGTAATCTCCAACGACGAAGATGCCGCCGACGGCATCGCCGATGGGCTGTACCAGGCCGTCATCACAATCCCCGCCGGCTTCAGCGCCGCGATGATGTCGCCCGCCGATGCCCTCCAGGGAGATGGTTCTCCCGAACAGGCAACGATCCAGGTCGAAACGGCCACGGACGCCCGCATGGTTGACGGCCTGATCACCCAGCAGGTTGCCACAATCGCCGCGCAGACCATGGGCGCGACGATATCTGAAGCCACCCTCGAGAACGTCTTCCTCAGCTTCACGGAACTCGGCGATCAGCTGGGAGAAGCGGCAAACGGTGCCCACCAACTCGCGGACGGCGCCACGAGCGCTCAGGACGGCGCATCCGAACTCTCCGGCGGCGCAGAACAGCTATCAGACGGCGCATTCTCCCTTGCGGACGGCATCGCCCAGTTGGCCAGAGGAACGAACGACATCGCCGATGGCGCGTTCCAGCTCGGAGACGGAACCTCCCAGCTGGCCGCGGGGGCAGACGATCTCGCGGGCGGCGCAGCGCAGCTAAGCGGAGGAGCCGCGGCGCTGACGCGCGGACTCGCCGAGGTCGCCGCAGGGCTCACCGGCGCAGGCGGCCAGCCCGGGCTCGCAGACGGCGCCGATCAGATTGCCGGCGGAATCAGCGCCATCCGCGACGGGCTCTCAGGAATGGGCGAGCAGCCCGGTCTCGCCGATGGCGCAGAACAAGTCGCCGACGGCATCAGCGGGCTCTCCGCCGGTGTGCAGGGAGCCGGCGGCCAGCCCGGACTGGCTGATGGAGCGCGGCAGCTGACCGATGGAATCGGTGATCTTCGCACCGGCCTGGTGGGAACAGACGAACAGCCGGGACTCGCGGCCGGGGCCGATCAGATTGCCCTTGGTATCGAAGAACTCCGTTTCGCCCTTATCGGCGGAGACGATTCCCCGGGGCTTGCCGGTGGCGCGACGCAGCTGGCTGACGGTGTCGACGCGCTTGTCGCGGGGCTCAGCGGAACCGACGAACAGCCGGGGCTCGTTCCCTCGATTGGTGAGCTCGCGGACGGCGCGGAACAGCTTGCGAACGGCGTTAACGGAACGGGCGAGCAGCCCGGACTCACCGACGGAGCACGCGGCGTCGCCGAGGGGACAACAGCGATCGCCACGGGCCTCCGCGGTGACGGCGTCAGCCCCGGTCTCGCCGCGGGCTCAGCGGGCGTCGCGGACGGCATCGAGCAACTGGCCGCGAACTGCGTCGCCATGGGCGGCGGCGAGGCGGTCTGCGAGCAACTGGCTCTCATCGCACCGGGCGCGCGCGACGTCGCCGACGGAACAGGTGCACTCGCCGAGGCCTCGACGCAGGTCGACGAGGGAGCGCAGCAGCTCTCGGCGGGCGTTACGGAACTCGCCGGCGGCATCACGCCCCTCGCAGACGGCGCCGCACAGGCGCACGAGGGCGCCCAGCAGCTCGAGAGCGGAGCGGCGATGCTCGCTCCCGGCGCACGCGAACTAGCCGGAGGAACAGCTCAGGTTGCCGATGCCGTCGCCCTGCTCGCGCCCGGCGCACGACAGGTGGCAGACGGCACAGAGCAGTTGAGCGGAGGCGTCCACCAGCTCGAGGTGGGAGCCGAACAGCTCTCCGGCGGCGTCTCCGAGGTCGGTTCAGCCCTGGCCCAGCTCGCCCCCGGCGCACAGCAGGTGGCCGGCGGTGCGCACGAACTCGCGAACGGCGCCGACCAGCTCGCTCCCGGCGCGGCGGAGCTGGCTAGCGGCACGCGACTGCTGGCCGACGGGGCGCCCCAGCTTGTCGACGGCGCCGGTCAGCTCGAAAGCGGAACGGGTGCCATCGCCAGCGGTGCGGGGGGCCTCGCTGACGGAGCCCATGAGCTTGCTGGTGGCGCCTTCGCCCTAGGAAGCGGCGCTGACCAGCTCGGTCTCGGCGCACTCCAGACGCGCGACGGTGCCCAGGAGCTGGCAACCGGAACGGGCGCGATCGCGGACGGCGCTGGTGAGCTGTCTGACGGAATCGGCGAACTCTCCAGCGGGGCCGGCGAACTCGGCGACGGCCTGGGCGAAGCCGTCGATCAGCTCCCCCGGTTTACGAACGACGAAGCGTCCGACCTCGCGTCGGTCGTGAGCGCGCCGGTTTCATCGGGCGATGCTGGCTTCGACGTTTTCGGAAATGCTGCTGCGCCGTTGCTCGCGGCGATCGTGCTGTGGTTCGGCGGGCTGGCGACATTCATGGCCTTGCGGCCCGTGAGCAGCGGTGCTTTGACCTCACGCCGAGGAGCGTTCTCGCTCGCGGGCCTCGCGTTTCTCCCCGGTGCCGCGATCGGCGCCGTCCAGGGACTCCTCGTTAGCGTCGTGCTCAACTTCGTCAGCGACTACACGTTCGGAACCGGATGGGCGATCGTCGGCCTCTGCGCCCTCATCGGTGTCGCGTTCGCGGCCGTACACCAGGCTCTCGTGGCCGTGTTCGGCGGCGCGGGCCGCTGGCTCGCAGCGATCGCTGGTGCCCTGACGATCGCTGTCGGCATCATCTCGACCGCGCCCGCGTTCCTCGTGGACATCGCGGGTGTTCTTCCTGCCGCGCCCGCCGTGACGGCACTTCTGTCTCAGGTGACAGGATCGGGGCGAGTGGGAGGAGCCGTTGTCGCGCTGATCATCTGGGCAACGCTGTCGTTCGCGGCGAGCATCATCGCAACTCAGGCGCGCCGCACGCTGCCGGCGAAACAGGTCGTCGCGGCGGCGTGA
- a CDS encoding cytochrome c biogenesis CcdA family protein has product MEIGFVAAFFGGALALLSPCSALLLPAFFTATVGARMRLLVHGAVFYVGLAATLVPIGLGLGALGTLLADQRGAVIAFTSIVLVVLGVLQVLGFGFDLSRAVPGMSSVQQKAHAASGLFRTLLLGAAGGIAGFCAGPTLGAVLTIALAQGSAAIAGVLLAVYAAGMVVPLIIIAALWNRLGDRGRRVLRGRTFRVFGREFHTVSVITGLLIIAVGVLFWTTNGLVSVPSLVPASVLASLQTSGAVLANPIVDVLAIIAVAALALVAWWAAQRRRTPRA; this is encoded by the coding sequence GTGGAGATCGGTTTCGTCGCGGCGTTCTTCGGAGGCGCGCTCGCGCTGCTGAGCCCGTGCAGCGCTCTGCTGCTGCCGGCGTTCTTCACGGCGACCGTCGGCGCGCGAATGCGGCTGCTGGTGCACGGGGCCGTCTTCTATGTCGGCCTCGCCGCGACGCTGGTGCCGATCGGCCTCGGCCTGGGCGCGCTGGGCACTCTTCTGGCCGATCAGCGCGGCGCCGTGATCGCCTTCACATCGATCGTGCTCGTCGTGCTGGGCGTGCTGCAGGTTCTGGGGTTCGGTTTCGACCTTTCGCGTGCCGTTCCCGGCATGAGTTCGGTGCAGCAGAAAGCTCACGCCGCCAGCGGTCTCTTCCGGACCCTGCTCCTCGGGGCCGCGGGTGGCATCGCCGGATTCTGCGCCGGCCCCACCCTCGGAGCAGTGCTGACGATCGCGCTCGCGCAGGGGAGCGCTGCGATCGCCGGCGTGCTCCTTGCTGTGTACGCGGCGGGCATGGTTGTCCCGCTGATCATCATCGCCGCACTCTGGAATCGGCTGGGCGATCGGGGCCGGCGCGTTCTGCGCGGCCGCACCTTCCGCGTCTTCGGACGCGAGTTCCACACCGTTTCCGTGATCACCGGATTGTTGATTATTGCCGTTGGCGTCCTCTTCTGGACGACGAACGGGCTGGTCAGCGTTCCGTCGCTGGTTCCCGCGTCCGTTCTGGCGTCGCTCCAGACGAGCGGCGCTGTTCTCGCGAATCCGATCGTCGACGTTCTCGCGATTATCGCGGTCGCGGCCCTGGCGCTCGTCGCGTGGTGGGCGGCACAGCGCCGCCGCACCCCGCGAGCGTAG